One genomic segment of Candidatus Eisenbacteria bacterium includes these proteins:
- a CDS encoding alkaline phosphatase family protein gives MVGPAERRVLVIGLDGGSGERIQRWAEDGSLPVLRSLLSGGIRRDLSTPAEDLHVSAWPSIYTGTHPGKHGVYYTVQPAPGLQGYRRFHKGLYGRPTFWKILADAGKRCVVLDATYTHPEEGFRGAQVFDWGTWARYWKPMSTPSGLIGRLRREVGPYPLGLDALQVGLSPLEAEPIAERLARAAHAKTDAILWLMDEEPWDLFLALYCETHPAAHCCWPPGAEPGREEGDEFLPLRKVYEAIDRGLGRILEKAGPEALVVVVSGEGVGPNRAGWHLLPEVLRRLGYYAASPPPEPGPAGAPPKKGIAKRVKNLVRPEVRKAIAGRLPWGIRDAINRRLDWKGVDWTRTRAFCLPTDLEGCIRLNLKGREPKGTVAPGTEGGRVSLELAESLRKLVNPRTGRPAVREVVLTDDRYPGERRSFLPDLIVLWSNETEIDELSSPEIGTVSGFSPDGRTGTHAPPGFAIVRGPGMPRGETREGGSVYDLAPTVLAAFGVARPSSMDGHAWRD, from the coding sequence ATGGTAGGCCCCGCCGAGCGGAGGGTCCTTGTCATCGGGCTCGACGGCGGCTCCGGCGAGAGGATCCAACGATGGGCGGAGGACGGGTCTCTTCCCGTCCTCCGATCGCTTCTCTCGGGGGGAATCCGGCGGGATCTTTCTACCCCGGCGGAGGACCTGCATGTCTCGGCGTGGCCGTCGATCTACACTGGAACGCATCCGGGGAAGCACGGGGTCTATTACACGGTCCAGCCGGCGCCGGGGCTTCAGGGATACCGCCGCTTCCACAAGGGGCTCTACGGGCGGCCGACGTTCTGGAAGATCCTCGCGGACGCGGGGAAGCGGTGCGTGGTGCTCGACGCGACCTACACGCATCCCGAGGAAGGATTCCGCGGCGCCCAAGTCTTCGATTGGGGAACGTGGGCGCGTTACTGGAAACCGATGTCGACGCCCTCGGGTCTCATCGGGCGTCTCCGGAGGGAAGTCGGACCGTATCCTCTCGGCCTCGACGCCCTGCAGGTCGGGCTCTCGCCCCTCGAGGCGGAACCGATCGCGGAGCGACTCGCGCGGGCGGCGCACGCGAAGACCGACGCGATCCTCTGGTTGATGGACGAGGAGCCGTGGGATCTCTTCCTCGCGCTCTACTGCGAGACGCATCCCGCCGCCCACTGCTGCTGGCCGCCGGGGGCCGAGCCGGGAAGAGAAGAGGGGGACGAGTTTCTTCCTCTCCGAAAGGTTTATGAGGCAATCGATCGCGGCCTCGGGCGGATTCTGGAGAAGGCGGGTCCCGAGGCCCTGGTCGTCGTCGTTTCGGGCGAGGGGGTCGGACCCAACCGGGCGGGATGGCATCTTCTCCCCGAGGTCCTCCGGAGGCTCGGTTACTACGCCGCCTCGCCTCCGCCGGAACCGGGCCCGGCCGGCGCTCCCCCCAAGAAGGGGATCGCGAAGCGCGTGAAGAACCTCGTTCGACCGGAGGTCCGGAAGGCGATCGCGGGACGGCTCCCGTGGGGGATTCGGGACGCGATCAACCGCCGCCTCGACTGGAAGGGGGTCGACTGGACGAGGACCCGGGCGTTCTGCCTGCCGACCGATCTGGAAGGGTGTATTCGTTTGAACCTAAAAGGACGAGAGCCGAAGGGAACGGTCGCCCCGGGGACCGAGGGCGGGAGGGTTTCTCTGGAGCTGGCGGAGTCTCTCCGGAAGCTCGTGAACCCGCGCACCGGAAGGCCGGCCGTGAGGGAGGTCGTTCTCACGGACGACCGCTATCCCGGGGAGCGCCGCTCCTTCCTCCCCGACCTCATCGTTCTCTGGTCGAACGAGACAGAGATCGACGAGCTCTCCTCTCCGGAAATCGGGACCGTGAGCGGTTTCTCGCCGGACGGAAGGACGGGCACGCACGCGCCCCCCGGCTTCGCGATCGTTCGAGGGCCGGGGATGCCGCGCGGGGAGACGCGCGAGGGCGGAAGCGTGTACGATCTCGCGCCGACCGTGCTCGCCGCGTTCGGCGTCGCGCGCCCCTCCTCTATGGACGGACACGCGTGGAGAGATTGA
- a CDS encoding glycosyltransferase, translated as MSGARRLRIAYVVPGHNLLPSAGPTRNVLNLAGALGEHADVTVVFRSMLEPLAPQAFRVLEIEPSGRPGGIPLDDAAARGVGLFAFFSYLRSVDRWVRKETASFDVVLEKSWLLSGYVAQKTVRAGVPGVLVENIPPMLEEPIRGLSGLLRLARHRTARAWAGRCARSASRVIVETEELKVLVARGWRIPEEKIAVVGLGVDRALFRPRDREEARAKLGVRSDAVVLLYSGVLDRTHTLVPLLTALRHGSPRGAELHIAGDGSLRETYERIAREVPAPVLFHGRIPHETIPEYIAAADLCLAPYDASVFLGGEVVYSTLKIPEYLASGRAVASVPSGNIRRLIRSGETGFLLENTESAWALFFSDFPPREQLREMGERAGCSVAVPSWEETARSYLAICEEEVRKAAGRSRVAHPRREMCCTEREVE; from the coding sequence GTGAGCGGTGCGCGGCGGCTCCGGATCGCCTACGTCGTCCCGGGGCACAACCTCCTCCCCTCGGCCGGCCCGACCCGAAACGTCCTCAACCTCGCGGGGGCGCTCGGAGAGCACGCGGACGTCACCGTCGTCTTTCGCTCGATGCTGGAACCGTTAGCACCTCAAGCGTTCCGAGTCCTCGAGATCGAGCCGTCCGGCCGCCCGGGCGGCATTCCGCTCGACGACGCGGCGGCGCGTGGAGTCGGTCTCTTCGCGTTCTTCTCGTACCTCCGTTCGGTCGATCGCTGGGTCCGGAAGGAAACCGCCTCCTTCGACGTCGTGCTCGAGAAGAGCTGGCTTCTCTCGGGGTACGTCGCTCAGAAGACCGTCCGGGCGGGCGTTCCCGGAGTGCTGGTGGAGAACATCCCCCCGATGCTCGAAGAGCCGATCCGAGGGCTCTCCGGTCTCCTCCGGCTCGCGCGGCACCGGACCGCGCGCGCGTGGGCCGGGCGGTGCGCGCGGAGCGCATCGCGCGTGATCGTCGAGACGGAAGAGCTGAAGGTTCTCGTCGCGCGCGGCTGGAGGATCCCCGAGGAGAAGATCGCGGTGGTCGGGCTCGGCGTCGATCGCGCCCTCTTCCGGCCCCGGGATCGCGAGGAGGCGAGGGCGAAGCTCGGTGTGCGCTCCGATGCGGTCGTTCTCCTCTACTCGGGAGTGCTCGATCGGACGCATACGCTCGTTCCGCTCCTCACGGCGCTCCGGCATGGGTCGCCGCGGGGGGCGGAGCTCCACATCGCGGGGGACGGAAGCCTGCGAGAGACCTACGAGCGGATCGCGCGGGAAGTTCCGGCTCCGGTCCTCTTCCACGGGAGAATCCCTCACGAGACGATACCCGAGTACATCGCAGCCGCCGATCTCTGTCTCGCGCCGTACGACGCCTCGGTCTTTCTGGGAGGCGAGGTCGTCTATTCAACCCTAAAGATTCCGGAGTATCTCGCCTCGGGGCGCGCGGTGGCGAGCGTGCCGAGCGGGAACATCCGAAGGCTGATCCGAAGCGGGGAGACCGGCTTTCTTCTCGAGAACACCGAAAGCGCCTGGGCCCTGTTCTTTTCCGACTTCCCGCCGCGCGAGCAGCTTCGGGAGATGGGGGAGCGGGCGGGCTGCTCGGTCGCCGTCCCCTCTTGGGAGGAGACGGCGCGGAGTTATCTCGCGATCTGCGAGGAGGAAGTCCGCAAGGCCGCCGGCCGATCGCGGGTAGCCCACCCGCGCCGGGAAATGTGTTGCACGGAACGCGAAGTGGAGTAG
- a CDS encoding Gfo/Idh/MocA family oxidoreductase, with protein MALRILQIGVGVRGGHWIEFIRAHPDTTTAACVDCRREALDAVRARYGSGFCALYTDIREAIEKTEADAVLIATPSDLHAEHALLALEAGLPVMTEKPLAVTVREAKRVLEKAREVGKPILVAENYRYWPAERTVRKVLADGVLGTISAATFVDYRNQPKDRLPAWVDELENPHLQEIGVHHFDSIRALFSRDAAWISARAWNPPWSGWKGFASTEALVEMEGGMHVQYYSTLASPYFSFMLRVEGEKGDLWTNRKYVFRRARGKKLFLPVRGVKVPPGDATKYPRGGTTSLLNALRDAVVTGAPAETRGEDNIRSLAMVEAAWISHKEGRRVAIDEVMGGSSERDSTLRTRSG; from the coding sequence GTGGCTCTCCGTATTCTTCAGATCGGGGTGGGCGTGCGGGGCGGCCATTGGATCGAGTTCATCCGGGCGCATCCCGACACGACCACGGCCGCGTGCGTCGATTGCCGGCGGGAGGCGCTGGATGCGGTCCGCGCCCGTTACGGCAGCGGCTTCTGCGCCCTTTACACCGACATCCGCGAGGCGATCGAGAAGACCGAGGCCGACGCCGTGCTCATCGCGACCCCGTCCGACCTCCACGCGGAGCACGCGCTCCTCGCCCTCGAGGCCGGTCTTCCCGTGATGACGGAAAAGCCGCTCGCGGTCACCGTCCGCGAGGCGAAGCGGGTTCTCGAAAAGGCTCGCGAGGTCGGGAAGCCGATTCTCGTCGCCGAGAACTACCGCTACTGGCCGGCGGAGCGGACGGTCCGGAAGGTCCTCGCCGACGGCGTGCTCGGGACGATCAGCGCGGCGACGTTCGTCGACTATCGGAACCAACCGAAGGATCGGCTCCCCGCGTGGGTCGACGAGCTCGAGAACCCGCACCTTCAAGAAATCGGCGTGCACCATTTCGACAGCATTCGCGCGCTCTTTTCACGCGACGCGGCCTGGATCTCGGCGCGCGCGTGGAACCCTCCGTGGAGCGGATGGAAGGGCTTCGCGAGCACGGAGGCGCTCGTCGAGATGGAGGGCGGAATGCACGTTCAGTACTACAGCACGCTCGCCTCGCCCTACTTCTCCTTCATGCTCCGCGTCGAGGGGGAGAAGGGCGATCTATGGACGAATCGGAAGTATGTCTTCCGGCGCGCGCGCGGGAAGAAGCTCTTCCTTCCGGTCCGGGGCGTGAAGGTGCCGCCCGGGGACGCCACGAAGTACCCGCGGGGCGGAACGACGTCCCTCCTCAACGCTCTTCGTGACGCGGTGGTTACCGGCGCTCCCGCTGAAACGCGCGGCGAGGACAACATCCGCTCGCTCGCCATGGTCGAGGCCGCGTGGATCTCGCACAAGGAGGGGAGGCGCGTGGCGATCGACGAGGTGATGGGCGGGTCCTCTGAGCGGGACTCGACTCTGAGAACGCGATCGGGATGA